From a single Sinomonas atrocyanea genomic region:
- a CDS encoding sigma-70 family RNA polymerase sigma factor, giving the protein MSESAVMESRSPLTVLAGGREGASSGGAGALVVEHLGLADALARRHRVPGHDFEDIRQVARMGLVMAAQRYREGAGHGFVQFAVPTIAGTIKRYLRDQSWVVRPPRSLQELRLGVKEARGRLVQELGREPSLAELGEATGASPEQVAEARSVDAAMSPAAIEPLDSSGEGEGERTAHLVPVVEAGFEQVELRQMVACALEGASEQDRLLVKLRFVDEMSQSEIAAELGVSQMQVSRLLRRLLDRMRRKMAA; this is encoded by the coding sequence GTGAGTGAGTCAGCTGTGATGGAGTCGAGGAGTCCCCTGACGGTCCTCGCCGGGGGCCGCGAGGGTGCCTCGTCCGGTGGCGCGGGGGCGTTGGTGGTGGAGCATCTGGGTTTGGCGGATGCGCTGGCGCGGCGGCACCGGGTGCCCGGGCATGACTTCGAGGACATCCGGCAGGTGGCGCGGATGGGGCTGGTGATGGCGGCGCAGCGGTACCGGGAGGGTGCCGGGCACGGGTTCGTGCAGTTCGCGGTGCCCACGATTGCCGGGACGATCAAGCGCTATCTGCGGGACCAGTCCTGGGTGGTGCGCCCGCCGCGGTCGCTGCAGGAGCTGCGGCTGGGGGTCAAGGAGGCCCGTGGCCGGCTGGTGCAGGAGCTGGGCCGGGAGCCGTCCCTGGCGGAGCTGGGGGAGGCGACGGGGGCCAGCCCGGAGCAGGTCGCGGAGGCCCGCTCGGTGGATGCGGCGATGAGCCCGGCGGCGATCGAGCCGCTGGATTCCTCGGGCGAGGGCGAGGGGGAGCGCACGGCGCACCTGGTCCCGGTGGTCGAGGCGGGGTTCGAGCAGGTGGAGCTGCGGCAGATGGTCGCGTGCGCGCTGGAGGGTGCGAGCGAGCAGGATCGGCTGCTGGTGAAGCTGCGGTTCGTGGACGAGATGAGCCAGTCTGAGATCGCCGCGGAGCTGGGGGTGTCCCAGATGCAGGTCTCGCGCCTGCTGCGCCGGCTCCTGGACCGCATGCGCCGCAAGATGGCCGCCTGA
- a CDS encoding TetR/AcrR family transcriptional regulator, translated as MRKPAKERILETAYGLFARGGVRAVGIDEIIAHSGVAKATFYRCFPSKDALVLAYMDRWYQVRHDAIEDAITHAHAPEDALLAAFNVLDDWFSRGAAEVNTFLHVVIEFGPEHPLGQAAMAHLANIRGRLAALAEGAGLEDPVGFAWSFHILTKGAMVASIEGDQRAALRARALARALIDLHRPDTPGRPQSQQEEDDEVKVLRKHGRG; from the coding sequence GTGCGGAAGCCGGCCAAGGAGCGGATCCTCGAGACCGCCTATGGGCTCTTCGCCAGAGGCGGCGTCCGCGCAGTGGGGATCGACGAGATCATCGCCCACTCCGGGGTCGCCAAGGCGACGTTCTACCGGTGCTTCCCCTCGAAGGACGCCCTCGTCCTGGCGTACATGGACCGCTGGTACCAGGTGCGCCACGATGCCATCGAGGATGCGATCACCCATGCCCACGCGCCTGAGGACGCCCTTCTCGCGGCCTTCAACGTGCTCGACGACTGGTTCAGCCGCGGCGCCGCCGAGGTCAACACCTTCCTCCACGTCGTGATCGAGTTCGGCCCGGAGCATCCCCTCGGTCAGGCCGCCATGGCGCACCTCGCGAACATCCGCGGACGCCTCGCCGCCCTCGCCGAGGGTGCCGGGCTCGAGGACCCGGTGGGCTTCGCCTGGTCCTTCCACATCCTCACCAAGGGCGCCATGGTCGCCTCCATCGAAGGAGACCAGCGCGCCGCTCTCCGCGCGCGGGCCCTCGCGCGGGCACTCATCGACCTCCACCGCCCCGACACGCCCGGGCGTCCGCAGTCGCAGCAAGAGGAAGACGACGAGGTCAAGGTCCTTCGGAAGCACGGCCGCGGCTGA
- a CDS encoding FUSC family protein — MASDPGLGRLQLGLAGAGNVAVCMVVGYGLALLLHAGAQGTVVFMLLSSVVAMIGTNALVDHRIRANAITAAYFPLAMGAGITAGTLLAPSQPASLVGFVVVMFLAVWMRRFGLGYFFYGFMLWNGYFFASFLKTTLPALPAMLVAIIVATAVVLLLSCTVFRRHPRRTLAAVFRSMSARQRGLARACIALLEADPGSPGADRASLAIFRARARATEAALMSDGWAAHAPALPEGWTASTLRARLLELQLGLDRLTLGTRRLAATDAAPAIRAAAVEALGALATPNPARAREAAPALPELASAAPLSVQAAAADLHRGISIVTSVPNRPVLSRTVQENEPQFVPAAGLVLGQLPGIPSVASEVDPRGAAWNPLTRLQFATRQAVQVAVAGTLAILVGSLISGQRYYWAVIAAFVSFAGTGTRFDTTRKSLLRVAGTLGGLVAGVVVARLTNGNLFAALAVIVASIFCGNYLMRISYAYMIFFLTIMLSELYALLGQFSDELLLLRLDETAAGAAVGIAVALLVTPVSTRDTIKVVQGSVLAAVADLLGTLHDRALDPASVSANAVDERVIAADNQLRRLVLVGEPLTRYQIWENRPRAIRRRLTLVANIVATARSLSDAASRLRQPDVELAAEIGKVADLARTAAGATGDGAAPAAVPVLAGEPLDPSARAITQNLPTQAHAALDRLQALLREIT; from the coding sequence GTGGCCTCGGACCCGGGGCTCGGGAGGCTCCAGCTCGGCCTGGCCGGGGCCGGCAACGTCGCGGTGTGCATGGTCGTCGGCTACGGGCTCGCCCTGCTGCTCCACGCGGGTGCCCAGGGGACCGTCGTGTTCATGCTGCTCAGCAGCGTGGTGGCGATGATCGGCACCAACGCACTCGTCGACCACCGCATCCGGGCCAACGCGATCACGGCCGCGTACTTCCCGCTGGCCATGGGCGCGGGCATCACGGCCGGCACGCTGCTCGCACCGAGCCAGCCGGCCTCGCTCGTCGGCTTCGTCGTCGTGATGTTCCTGGCCGTGTGGATGCGCCGGTTCGGGCTGGGCTACTTCTTCTACGGCTTCATGCTGTGGAACGGCTACTTCTTCGCGTCCTTCCTCAAGACCACGCTGCCGGCACTCCCCGCGATGCTCGTGGCCATCATCGTCGCGACGGCGGTGGTACTGCTGCTGAGCTGCACCGTCTTCCGCCGGCATCCGCGCCGCACCCTCGCCGCCGTCTTCCGAAGCATGAGCGCCCGCCAGCGCGGCCTCGCACGGGCCTGCATCGCGCTGCTCGAGGCTGATCCGGGCAGCCCGGGGGCGGACCGCGCCTCGTTGGCGATCTTCCGCGCGCGAGCGAGGGCCACAGAGGCGGCGCTGATGAGCGACGGCTGGGCCGCTCACGCTCCGGCGCTCCCCGAGGGATGGACGGCGTCCACGCTGCGTGCGCGGCTGCTCGAACTGCAGCTCGGTCTCGACCGCCTCACTCTTGGAACCAGGCGGCTCGCCGCGACCGACGCCGCCCCGGCGATCCGGGCCGCTGCCGTGGAGGCCTTGGGCGCGCTCGCCACCCCAAATCCCGCCCGCGCCCGCGAAGCCGCACCGGCCCTCCCGGAGCTGGCCTCCGCCGCGCCCCTCAGCGTGCAGGCAGCGGCCGCCGACCTGCACCGCGGCATCAGCATTGTCACGTCGGTGCCCAACCGGCCGGTGCTGAGCCGCACCGTGCAGGAGAACGAGCCGCAGTTCGTGCCCGCGGCCGGGCTCGTCCTCGGGCAGCTGCCCGGAATCCCCAGCGTCGCGTCCGAGGTCGATCCCCGGGGCGCAGCGTGGAACCCACTCACCCGGCTGCAGTTCGCCACCAGGCAGGCAGTGCAGGTCGCGGTCGCCGGAACCCTCGCAATCCTCGTCGGAAGCCTCATCAGCGGGCAGCGCTACTACTGGGCGGTCATCGCCGCGTTCGTGTCCTTCGCAGGAACCGGCACCCGCTTCGACACCACCCGCAAATCGCTGCTGCGCGTGGCGGGAACCCTGGGCGGCCTCGTCGCCGGCGTCGTCGTCGCCCGTCTCACCAACGGGAACCTCTTCGCCGCACTCGCCGTGATCGTGGCGAGCATCTTCTGCGGCAACTACCTCATGCGCATCTCCTACGCATACATGATCTTCTTCCTCACGATCATGCTCAGCGAGCTGTACGCCCTCCTCGGCCAGTTCTCTGACGAGCTCCTGCTGCTGCGCCTCGACGAGACTGCCGCGGGGGCGGCGGTCGGCATCGCCGTCGCCCTCCTCGTCACGCCGGTCAGCACCCGCGACACGATCAAGGTGGTCCAGGGCTCTGTCCTCGCGGCAGTCGCCGACCTGCTCGGCACGCTGCACGATCGCGCCCTCGACCCGGCCTCCGTCAGCGCCAATGCCGTCGACGAGCGCGTCATCGCCGCCGACAATCAGCTGCGCCGGCTCGTCCTCGTCGGCGAGCCTCTCACCCGGTACCAGATCTGGGAGAACCGGCCCCGAGCCATCCGGCGCCGCCTCACCCTCGTGGCGAACATCGTCGCGACGGCGCGCTCCCTCAGCGACGCCGCTTCCAGGCTGCGCCAGCCCGATGTCGAGCTCGCCGCCGAAATCGGGAAGGTGGCCGACCTCGCGCGGACGGCGGCCGGCGCCACTGGGGACGGCGCAGCACCCGCAGCCGTGCCAGTGCTCGCGGGAGAGCCGCTCGACCCCAGCGCCCGTGCCATCACCCAGAACCTGCCCACTCAGGCGCACGCCGCGCTCGACCGCCTGCAGGCCCTGCTCAGGGAGATCACCTAG